One Streptomyces sp. ML-6 DNA segment encodes these proteins:
- a CDS encoding FCD domain-containing protein, with the protein MALASARRSVLVDDVIQRLRAEITSGRWPVGHRIPTETALIEQLGIARGTLREATRALIHAGLLQARQGDGTYVRATSELSGAIQRLDSELGDVLEVRQALDAQAARLAAARIRPDELAHLDELLARRAAAWQDRDRDAWVEADYAFHQGVATGSGNTLLDNLYTALGPALRRSASAHWDADGFDGADHRGHEELLAALRAGDVTGAARSATANIDATEDWRGAAPPPPAAD; encoded by the coding sequence GTGGCTCTCGCCTCCGCCCGTCGCTCGGTACTGGTCGACGATGTCATCCAGCGGCTGCGCGCCGAGATCACCTCCGGGAGGTGGCCGGTGGGGCACCGCATCCCGACCGAGACGGCGCTCATCGAACAACTCGGCATCGCCCGCGGCACCCTGCGCGAGGCGACCCGAGCCCTCATCCATGCCGGGCTCCTCCAGGCGCGGCAGGGCGACGGCACCTATGTGCGGGCCACCAGCGAGCTGTCCGGCGCCATCCAGCGCCTCGACAGCGAACTGGGCGACGTGCTCGAAGTCCGCCAGGCCCTGGACGCGCAGGCCGCCCGGTTGGCCGCCGCCCGCATCCGCCCTGACGAACTCGCCCACCTCGACGAACTGCTCGCCCGACGGGCCGCCGCCTGGCAGGACCGCGACCGCGATGCCTGGGTCGAGGCCGACTACGCCTTCCACCAGGGCGTCGCCACCGGCAGCGGGAACACCCTGCTGGACAACCTCTACACCGCTCTCGGCCCGGCCCTGCGCCGCTCGGCCTCCGCCCACTGGGACGCGGATGGATTCGACGGCGCGGACCACCGGGGACACGAGGAGCTCCTCGCCGCCCTGCGCGCGGGGGACGTCACCGGGGCCGCCCGCAGCGCCACCGCCAACATCGACGCCACCGAGGACTGGCGCGGGGCCGCACCGCCGCCTCCGGCCGCGGACTGA
- a CDS encoding DUF6009 family protein: MSALIAEDEINHEVDLVWLEDIADLDYVRQSLDRLPTRRGKPAYHRDGRMVGYTLLGPKAKASRSSGTFRRRVFWLLPHDRDSEPEGLYAIGAPAEAVDPRTLEPGRKGRKTARSEGGPPSPAMQEMGITLPL, from the coding sequence ATGAGCGCCCTCATCGCAGAGGACGAGATCAATCATGAAGTCGACCTCGTCTGGCTGGAGGACATCGCCGACCTCGACTACGTACGACAGAGCCTCGACCGGCTGCCGACCCGCCGGGGCAAGCCCGCCTACCACCGCGACGGTCGCATGGTCGGGTACACCCTGCTCGGTCCCAAGGCGAAGGCGTCGCGCTCGTCCGGTACGTTCCGTCGCCGGGTCTTCTGGCTGCTTCCGCACGACCGCGACAGCGAACCGGAGGGCCTGTACGCCATCGGGGCCCCCGCGGAGGCGGTGGACCCGCGCACGCTGGAGCCGGGCCGCAAGGGCCGCAAGACCGCCCGCTCCGAGGGCGGCCCGCCGTCCCCGGCGATGCAGGAAATGGGCATAACCCTCCCGCTGTAG
- the def gene encoding peptide deformylase encodes MAVRFGDTPQDRRVRVQGEPVDSYPRLAPEVERGAVRRITVVGEEILGRRCQEVTGFGTPELSRLIDDMFATNRAAEGAGLAANQIDVDLQLFVWDITDEWGVRHVGHIANPVLDEVAAEHRVLVEESEGCLSVPGPYRVVPRLDRAVVRGRDKDGNPLVIEGRGYFARCLQHETDHLHGHLYLDRLAQRERKTALREMAGAKEAVFARRAALAAELGK; translated from the coding sequence ATGGCTGTTCGGTTCGGTGACACCCCGCAGGACCGTCGGGTGCGGGTGCAGGGCGAGCCCGTCGATTCGTATCCACGGCTCGCACCGGAGGTGGAACGGGGAGCGGTGCGCCGCATCACCGTCGTCGGCGAGGAGATCCTCGGCCGACGGTGCCAGGAGGTCACCGGCTTCGGCACGCCCGAGTTGTCACGGCTGATCGACGACATGTTCGCCACGAACCGGGCGGCGGAGGGCGCGGGGCTGGCGGCCAACCAGATCGACGTGGACCTGCAGCTGTTCGTCTGGGACATCACGGACGAGTGGGGCGTGCGGCACGTCGGGCACATCGCCAACCCCGTCCTGGACGAGGTGGCGGCCGAACACCGCGTACTGGTCGAGGAGTCCGAGGGATGCCTGTCGGTCCCCGGCCCCTACCGCGTGGTGCCCCGCCTCGACCGCGCCGTCGTCCGGGGCCGGGACAAGGACGGCAACCCACTGGTGATCGAGGGCCGGGGCTACTTCGCCCGGTGCCTCCAGCACGAGACGGACCACCTCCACGGCCACCTCTACCTGGACCGGCTCGCCCAGCGGGAACGGAAGACCGCCCTCCGGGAGATGGCCGGGGCCAAGGAAGCGGTGTTCGCCCGCCGCGCCGCCCTGGCCGCGGAGTTGGGCAAGTGA
- a CDS encoding bifunctional DNA primase/polymerase, which yields MAHELDVSPSDRERPGSPPVVAPRSVDLARWCASRGWPVHPLTPGRKTPTANCDRCRQPGHTHKGCACIQAGRWCHGFHAATLDFARIEQWWFNHPGLGVGVACGPAHLVVIDIDAHRQQPPDRDRLLPGIPIPRSVDLGGLANGFHTLGVLAALRGAVSPADDETTLRVRTPSGGLHVWYRAHGSHRWQCSAGSSSTRALAWQVDVRAHGGYIVAPGTTTAAGTYTAIGPAREPAALPDWLARELARTGHLPPAHVPAPRPVPPRARQAVLAAGGGRDAAGRALAKVLGEVAACASVPEGAAFSAKLNRAAYTVGGLVASGHLSADAAEQALRDAAEQARPGQERRYGAIIRSGLNAGLLRPLSPGGRA from the coding sequence ATGGCGCATGAGCTGGACGTTTCACCCAGCGACCGGGAGCGACCCGGGTCTCCGCCGGTAGTCGCTCCGCGCAGCGTGGATCTTGCCAGGTGGTGTGCCAGCCGTGGCTGGCCGGTCCATCCCTTGACACCGGGCCGCAAGACCCCGACGGCGAACTGCGACAGGTGTCGGCAGCCCGGCCACACCCACAAGGGGTGCGCCTGCATCCAGGCCGGTCGCTGGTGCCACGGCTTCCACGCCGCCACCCTGGACTTCGCCCGCATCGAGCAGTGGTGGTTCAACCACCCCGGCCTCGGGGTCGGCGTCGCCTGCGGCCCCGCCCACCTGGTGGTCATCGACATCGACGCGCACCGGCAGCAGCCCCCGGACCGGGACCGCCTGCTGCCGGGCATCCCGATTCCCCGCAGCGTGGACCTGGGCGGCCTGGCCAACGGATTCCACACCCTGGGCGTGCTGGCCGCCCTGCGGGGCGCCGTCAGCCCGGCGGACGACGAAACGACCTTGCGTGTACGCACGCCGTCCGGAGGCCTTCACGTGTGGTACCGCGCCCATGGCAGCCACCGCTGGCAGTGCTCCGCGGGTTCGAGCAGCACCCGCGCCCTGGCCTGGCAGGTCGATGTCCGGGCCCACGGCGGGTACATCGTCGCGCCCGGCACCACCACGGCCGCGGGCACCTACACGGCCATCGGCCCGGCACGCGAACCGGCGGCCCTCCCCGACTGGCTGGCCCGCGAGCTCGCCCGTACCGGGCACCTCCCACCCGCTCACGTCCCCGCACCGCGTCCCGTGCCCCCCAGGGCCCGGCAGGCGGTGCTGGCGGCCGGTGGCGGCCGGGACGCGGCGGGCCGGGCCCTGGCGAAGGTCCTCGGGGAGGTCGCCGCCTGTGCGAGCGTCCCCGAGGGGGCGGCCTTCTCCGCGAAGCTGAACCGGGCCGCGTACACCGTCGGGGGACTGGTCGCGAGCGGCCACCTCTCGGCGGACGCCGCGGAGCAGGCACTGCGGGACGCCGCCGAACAGGCCCGCCCCGGCCAGGAGCGACGCTACGGCGCCATCATCCGCAGCGGTCTGAACGCGGGCCTGCTGCGCCCACTGTCCCCGGGAGGCCGCGCGTGA
- a CDS encoding phage/plasmid primase, P4 family, protein MISRDDNALFDPQAVAAQILAQVPTPLPAQGGDPGPGQSPDGEATAAGLLPDTLTDRGNAKLFVKLYANDYRHVPGLGWYRWDSTRWQIDEDDTVIWAAGDLAESIASADPRGVFTGAALQRHRSRALSTSGMNAMLTQAKSAPGMVLNAARLDADPYALCTPSGIVDLHTGLIRKPDPNKDFHSRSTSAAPQAVATPRWHRFLTDTFGADADGEEMVDFLHLLLGYSITGDVGGQVMPFLFGSGKNGKSVLLDVLMKLLGDYADAAPPGFLMSRPYEGHPTDLAELHGRRVIVCSEVKPGDKFDEARVKLLTGGDRIKARRMRQDFFSFEPTHKLWLLGNHRPEVGTGGFAFWRRMRLIPFERVVSDDRKIDNLADILVTEEGPGILNWLIEGARRYLAGEKVLTGPERVRIATTAYAETEDHTGRFISESCRVDPELRAEQAALYAAYKSWCHNEGAPAVSSRAFAARVRETVGLASPKEMILSNQRKYYPGIGLLADQETT, encoded by the coding sequence GTGATCTCCCGGGACGACAACGCACTCTTCGACCCGCAGGCCGTCGCCGCGCAGATCCTCGCGCAGGTCCCCACGCCCCTGCCCGCGCAGGGCGGCGATCCCGGCCCGGGCCAGTCCCCGGACGGCGAGGCCACCGCGGCGGGCCTGCTGCCCGACACCCTCACCGACCGGGGCAACGCCAAACTGTTCGTCAAGCTGTACGCCAACGACTACCGGCACGTCCCCGGACTCGGCTGGTACCGCTGGGACAGCACCCGATGGCAGATCGACGAGGACGACACGGTGATCTGGGCCGCCGGGGACCTGGCCGAGAGCATCGCCTCCGCGGACCCGCGCGGCGTGTTCACCGGCGCGGCGCTCCAGCGGCACCGCAGCCGCGCGCTGAGCACCAGCGGCATGAACGCGATGCTCACCCAGGCCAAGTCCGCCCCCGGCATGGTGCTCAACGCGGCGCGGCTGGACGCCGACCCGTACGCGCTGTGCACGCCCTCGGGGATCGTCGACCTGCACACGGGGCTCATCAGGAAGCCCGACCCGAACAAGGACTTCCACTCCCGCTCCACCAGCGCGGCCCCGCAGGCCGTGGCCACCCCGCGCTGGCACCGGTTCCTCACCGACACGTTCGGTGCGGATGCCGACGGCGAGGAGATGGTCGACTTCCTGCACCTGCTGCTCGGCTACTCCATCACGGGGGACGTGGGCGGGCAGGTCATGCCCTTTCTGTTCGGTTCCGGCAAGAACGGCAAGTCGGTACTGCTGGACGTCCTGATGAAGCTGCTCGGCGACTACGCGGACGCCGCCCCGCCCGGCTTCCTGATGTCCCGCCCCTACGAGGGGCACCCCACCGACCTGGCCGAACTGCACGGCCGCAGGGTCATCGTGTGCAGCGAGGTCAAGCCCGGCGACAAGTTCGACGAGGCCCGGGTCAAGCTCCTCACCGGCGGCGACCGCATCAAGGCCCGCCGCATGCGGCAGGACTTCTTCAGCTTCGAGCCCACCCACAAGCTGTGGCTGCTGGGCAACCACCGCCCGGAGGTCGGCACCGGCGGCTTCGCGTTCTGGCGCCGCATGCGGCTCATCCCGTTCGAACGCGTGGTCTCCGACGACCGCAAGATCGACAACCTGGCGGACATCCTGGTCACCGAGGAAGGCCCGGGAATCCTCAACTGGCTCATCGAGGGCGCCCGTCGCTACCTGGCCGGGGAGAAGGTCCTCACCGGCCCCGAACGGGTCCGCATCGCCACGACCGCCTACGCCGAGACCGAGGACCACACCGGCCGCTTCATCAGCGAATCCTGCCGGGTCGACCCCGAGCTGAGGGCGGAACAAGCAGCGCTCTACGCGGCGTACAAGTCCTGGTGTCACAATGAGGGTGCCCCGGCCGTTTCGTCGCGAGCCTTCGCGGCCAGGGTCCGCGAGACGGTTGGACTGGCGTCGCCCAAGGAAATGATCCTGTCCAACCAGCGGAAGTACTACCCGGGCATTGGACTGCTCGCTGATCAGGAGACAACATGA
- a CDS encoding 4-hydroxythreonine-4-phosphate dehydrogenase PdxA: MPLVVIGDPGVLARAAEVVGPRLALRPIPSVDRAAHTPGTVDVIAGSDLPDDLPRGTLDARAGAAAFQYVRQGIRLALNGDVRALVTAPINKEALRLAGVPPPRAHRAAGRSVRHHRLRDDDGPTTSCASSW, from the coding sequence GTGCCCCTCGTCGTCATCGGCGACCCGGGCGTTCTCGCCCGCGCCGCCGAGGTCGTCGGCCCCCGGCTGGCGCTCCGCCCGATCCCGTCCGTCGACCGGGCGGCACACACCCCCGGCACGGTGGACGTCATCGCCGGGAGCGACCTGCCCGACGACCTGCCCCGGGGAACGCTCGACGCCCGCGCGGGCGCGGCGGCCTTCCAGTACGTACGCCAGGGCATCCGGCTCGCCCTGAACGGCGACGTACGGGCGCTGGTGACCGCACCGATCAACAAGGAGGCCCTGCGCCTGGCCGGAGTCCCGCCACCCCGGGCACACCGAGCTGCTGGCCGATCTGTCCGGCACCACCGACTACGCGATGATGATGGGCCAACGACGAGCTGCGCGTCGTCCTGGTGA
- a CDS encoding LysR substrate-binding domain-containing protein: protein MRWSVLPPLNTLLPFEATVRHASVTSAARELHVTHGAVSRQIQNLERALGTSLFERRARALHPTQEARQLAAVVRDALDQIAAAARQGSRRTPAGPLTLSCEPTLLMRWLIPRLPDLNARVPDATVHLSAGGGPVSFERDGVDLAIRRDDFPFPEEATGTRLFAERIGPVCRPDLAARLTAADGVTAAVLLHTGTRPRAWDNWRRITGLAAEPAAQQTLEHFYLTLQAAAAGVGVAIAPYAVVRDDLERGQLAAPFGFVPDGTSYHLLSRRPPEQDTRVRDLTSWLRTRTARLEADPDQP from the coding sequence ATGCGGTGGTCGGTCCTTCCTCCTCTCAACACCCTGCTGCCCTTCGAGGCGACCGTCCGGCACGCGAGCGTGACCTCGGCGGCGCGGGAACTGCACGTGACGCACGGCGCGGTGAGCCGGCAGATCCAGAACCTGGAACGGGCCCTCGGGACCTCACTGTTCGAACGGCGGGCACGCGCCCTGCACCCCACCCAGGAGGCGCGCCAACTGGCCGCCGTCGTCCGGGACGCGCTCGACCAGATCGCCGCGGCGGCCCGGCAGGGCTCCCGGCGCACTCCCGCCGGGCCGCTCACCCTCTCGTGCGAGCCCACGCTCCTGATGCGGTGGCTCATTCCCCGGCTGCCCGACCTGAACGCGAGAGTGCCGGACGCCACCGTCCATCTGTCCGCCGGGGGCGGCCCCGTCTCCTTCGAACGGGACGGCGTCGACCTCGCGATCCGCCGGGACGACTTCCCCTTCCCCGAGGAGGCCACCGGCACCCGTTTGTTCGCCGAGCGGATCGGGCCGGTCTGCCGACCCGACCTCGCGGCCCGGCTCACGGCCGCCGATGGTGTGACGGCGGCGGTCCTCCTGCACACGGGCACCCGGCCGCGGGCCTGGGACAACTGGCGGCGCATCACCGGCCTGGCGGCGGAGCCGGCCGCGCAGCAGACCCTGGAGCACTTCTACCTGACCCTCCAGGCCGCTGCGGCCGGCGTCGGGGTCGCAATCGCCCCGTACGCCGTCGTCCGCGACGACCTGGAACGGGGACAGCTCGCCGCCCCCTTCGGGTTCGTCCCCGATGGCACCAGCTACCACCTGCTCAGCCGCCGACCGCCCGAACAGGACACCCGCGTCCGCGATCTGACCTCATGGCTGCGGACGCGAACGGCCCGGCTGGAAGCCGATCCCGATCAGCCGTGA
- a CDS encoding winged helix-turn-helix domain-containing protein, translating into MSEENRRPAPTDPSPRPTRHTLPDHPVRIALLDLLAEVGTVTSTRAAARLGLSSGLCSFHLRQLARHGLIEEVPHKDGRTRPWRLRWEDSQPSEGETPEEFDVLARGLEDESYQHWLAHRDLAPAEWRHDESFSAVVHLTPEEMAELAASIRLLLAGYHERDRHPAARPPGTMAVAAVTRLFPLLNEQERPGAGGSGDGGAADES; encoded by the coding sequence ATGAGTGAGGAGAACCGTAGACCCGCGCCCACGGACCCGTCCCCGCGCCCCACCCGGCACACGCTCCCGGACCATCCGGTGCGCATCGCCCTGCTGGACCTGCTGGCCGAGGTCGGTACCGTCACGTCCACCCGGGCCGCCGCCCGCCTCGGTCTCAGTTCGGGGCTCTGCTCCTTCCACCTGCGCCAGCTCGCCCGGCACGGGCTGATCGAGGAGGTGCCGCACAAGGACGGGCGGACCCGGCCCTGGCGGCTGCGCTGGGAGGACTCCCAGCCGTCCGAGGGGGAGACGCCGGAGGAGTTCGACGTACTCGCGCGCGGGCTGGAGGACGAGAGCTACCAGCACTGGCTGGCCCACCGGGACCTGGCACCGGCCGAGTGGCGGCACGACGAGTCCTTCAGTGCCGTGGTCCACCTCACCCCGGAGGAGATGGCCGAACTCGCCGCCTCCATCCGCCTCCTGCTGGCCGGCTACCACGAACGGGACCGCCACCCCGCCGCCCGCCCGCCCGGCACCATGGCCGTGGCTGCGGTCACCCGGCTGTTCCCCCTGCTGAACGAGCAGGAGCGGCCCGGCGCCGGCGGCAGCGGTGACGGCGGCGCAGCGGACGAATCATGA
- a CDS encoding ABC transporter ATP-binding protein — protein sequence MRVTVTDTSTENVKTPPPPPPASITYGGEQGKNPLADVSFGAMCHRLPSVLGRTARMAWAVDRTGVVLLLACQLLTGVAAAVVLVSTARAMTHVLGTGTVSERLHAALPALIVVTTAAAVSRTSAALAAYADGRIAPLLLTEADVALVSAVCRVEASAYGEDGFADRQEAAEVGVIRTRMMVQDAQRFMAALIRMVAASGVVTALHWTMLPLLLLAVVPAGVGAVLCARVDYEIHYANVGDRSVRGMMRWWATHSRHGDEVRANGMTGYLVHWYRSLSDRIDRRTLTAAPRMLRIVLASSALGGVFLLGTWAALAWLAGTGRVALPVAATAVIAVQTTLAALSQFVLHGAAMFHTSLYLADMRSFLDLAAERAPKRGGLTVPDRVDEIRLDEVVYRYPGKEAPAVDGVSLTLRRGEILAVVGENGSGKSTLARLLTGILLADEGRVLWDGTDLAEADPESVWKRTALVPQNFACWPLRARENITLGQPRTFDDVPVWEAVDAVGMRDAIEKLPHRLDTLLARELFGGVELSGGQWQRLVCGRALYRRTPLLILDEPTSQMDPRGEHQIFLEIRRIAAERMTVVVTHQLENTRLADRIVVMRDGRVIEQGGYEELAGAGGLFAELLALAKDR from the coding sequence ATGCGGGTGACCGTGACCGACACCTCGACCGAGAACGTGAAGACCCCTCCCCCACCGCCGCCCGCCTCCATCACCTACGGGGGCGAGCAGGGCAAGAACCCGCTGGCGGACGTGAGTTTCGGGGCCATGTGCCATCGGCTGCCCTCCGTGCTCGGGCGCACCGCCCGCATGGCCTGGGCCGTCGACAGGACCGGCGTCGTCCTGCTCCTGGCCTGCCAGCTCCTCACCGGCGTCGCCGCCGCCGTCGTCCTCGTGTCCACCGCGCGGGCCATGACGCACGTCCTCGGCACCGGCACCGTGTCCGAACGCCTGCACGCCGCGCTCCCCGCCCTGATCGTGGTAACGACCGCGGCGGCCGTCAGCCGGACCAGTGCTGCCCTGGCCGCGTACGCCGACGGGCGCATCGCGCCCCTGCTGCTGACCGAGGCCGATGTCGCGCTGGTCTCCGCGGTCTGCCGCGTCGAGGCATCCGCGTACGGCGAGGACGGGTTCGCAGACCGTCAGGAGGCCGCCGAAGTCGGCGTCATCCGCACCCGGATGATGGTGCAGGACGCCCAGCGGTTCATGGCCGCGCTGATCCGTATGGTCGCCGCGAGCGGAGTCGTCACGGCGCTGCACTGGACGATGCTCCCGTTGCTCCTGCTCGCCGTCGTACCGGCCGGCGTCGGTGCCGTGCTCTGTGCACGGGTCGACTACGAGATCCACTACGCCAACGTGGGCGACCGCAGCGTCCGCGGCATGATGCGCTGGTGGGCCACCCACTCCCGGCACGGCGACGAGGTCCGCGCCAACGGGATGACCGGCTACCTCGTCCACTGGTACCGCTCCCTGTCCGACCGCATCGACCGGCGGACCCTCACCGCCGCGCCCCGGATGCTCCGCATCGTCCTGGCGAGCAGCGCCCTGGGCGGCGTGTTCCTGCTGGGCACCTGGGCCGCCCTCGCCTGGCTGGCCGGCACCGGCCGCGTCGCCCTTCCGGTGGCCGCCACCGCGGTGATCGCCGTCCAGACGACGCTGGCCGCCCTCTCGCAGTTCGTCCTGCACGGCGCGGCGATGTTCCACACCTCCCTGTACCTCGCCGACATGCGGTCCTTCCTCGACCTGGCCGCCGAGCGCGCCCCGAAGCGCGGCGGACTCACCGTCCCCGACCGCGTCGACGAGATCCGGCTCGACGAAGTCGTGTACCGCTACCCCGGCAAGGAGGCACCCGCCGTCGACGGCGTCTCGCTCACCCTGCGCCGCGGCGAGATCCTGGCCGTCGTCGGCGAGAACGGCTCGGGCAAGTCCACCCTGGCCAGGCTCCTCACCGGCATCCTGCTCGCCGACGAGGGACGCGTCCTGTGGGACGGCACCGACCTCGCCGAGGCCGATCCCGAGTCCGTGTGGAAGCGCACCGCGCTCGTCCCGCAGAACTTCGCCTGCTGGCCCCTGCGCGCCAGGGAGAACATCACCCTCGGCCAGCCCCGGACGTTCGACGACGTGCCGGTGTGGGAAGCCGTCGACGCCGTCGGGATGCGGGACGCGATCGAGAAGCTGCCCCACCGGCTCGACACGCTCCTGGCACGCGAACTGTTCGGCGGGGTCGAGCTGTCCGGCGGCCAGTGGCAGCGGCTGGTGTGCGGCCGGGCGCTGTACCGGCGAACGCCGCTGCTGATCCTCGACGAACCGACCTCGCAGATGGACCCCCGCGGGGAGCACCAGATCTTCCTGGAGATCAGGCGCATCGCCGCCGAGCGCATGACCGTCGTCGTCACGCACCAGCTGGAGAACACGCGTCTGGCCGACCGGATCGTCGTCATGCGCGACGGCCGCGTGATCGAGCAGGGCGGGTACGAGGAACTGGCCGGTGCGGGCGGCCTGTTCGCGGAGTTGCTCGCCCTGGCCAAGGACCGGTGA
- a CDS encoding TetR/AcrR family transcriptional regulator, translating into METSEQGRSALKRRAIMEAATSAFLSKGYSGTSMDDIAKLAAVSKQTVYKHFSDKEKLFAEIVLATTDRIDGVIDTVAAIPADADTLEENLTRLARRLLTTLTQPQVLQLRRLVIANADAFPELGANWYEQGFERVLATLATTLQQLADRGLLRIDEPLLAAHHFSGLLLWIPVNKAMFHGSPQHTEAELDHYAAAGVRAFLAAYR; encoded by the coding sequence ATGGAAACGAGCGAGCAGGGCCGGTCGGCGCTCAAGCGCCGGGCGATCATGGAGGCGGCGACCAGCGCGTTCCTGAGCAAGGGCTACTCCGGCACCAGCATGGACGACATCGCGAAGCTGGCCGCGGTGTCCAAACAGACCGTGTACAAGCACTTCTCCGACAAGGAGAAGCTGTTCGCCGAGATCGTTCTGGCCACCACCGACCGCATCGACGGCGTGATCGACACGGTGGCCGCCATCCCGGCCGACGCCGACACGCTGGAGGAGAACCTGACCCGTCTGGCCCGCCGACTCCTGACCACGCTCACCCAGCCCCAGGTCCTCCAGCTGCGGCGCCTGGTCATCGCCAACGCGGACGCCTTCCCCGAACTGGGCGCCAACTGGTACGAGCAGGGCTTCGAGCGGGTCCTGGCCACCCTGGCCACCACCCTCCAGCAACTCGCCGACCGCGGACTGCTCCGGATCGACGAACCGCTCCTGGCCGCCCACCACTTCTCCGGCCTGCTGCTGTGGATCCCCGTGAACAAGGCCATGTTCCACGGCAGTCCCCAGCACACCGAGGCCGAGCTGGACCACTACGCCGCCGCCGGCGTCCGGGCCTTCCTGGCCGCCTACCGCTGA
- a CDS encoding 4-hydroxythreonine-4-phosphate dehydrogenase PdxA, with product MTGHQSLRTALDAIDTERELGVIRLTHRTLRRGGLPAPRIAVAGLNPHAGENGLFGREDLDVIAPAIRAARDEGILASGPWPSDTVFMRARAGEFDAVVAQYHDQGLIPVKYLGLERGVNITIGLPFVRIGVDHGTAFDLAGTGRADHTSLLTALHHADRLSSMTGCPR from the coding sequence GTGACGGGCCACCAGTCCCTGCGCACGGCGCTCGACGCGATCGACACCGAACGCGAACTCGGCGTCATCCGGCTCACCCACCGCACGCTCCGACGCGGCGGTCTGCCCGCCCCGCGCATCGCGGTCGCCGGGCTCAACCCGCACGCCGGGGAGAACGGCCTGTTCGGCCGCGAGGACCTGGACGTCATCGCCCCGGCGATCCGGGCAGCCCGGGACGAGGGAATCCTGGCGAGCGGGCCCTGGCCCTCCGACACCGTCTTCATGAGGGCCCGCGCCGGGGAGTTCGACGCCGTGGTCGCGCAGTACCACGACCAGGGCCTCATCCCGGTCAAGTACCTGGGGCTGGAACGCGGCGTCAACATCACCATCGGGCTGCCCTTCGTCCGCATCGGTGTCGACCACGGCACGGCCTTCGACCTCGCGGGGACCGGGAGGGCCGATCACACCAGCCTGCTCACCGCCCTGCACCACGCCGACCGGCTGTCCTCGATGACCGGCTGTCCTCGATGA
- a CDS encoding four-carbon acid sugar kinase family protein, whose product MASRNGAGPDIVILADDLTSAGDGAAPFRRTGHEARILLSATPRAPRHVPSGRTAPVPGVRAIDLGSRLLAEEAAATCTERAARLSADAALLLKTVDSTLRGHVAAEVRAAWAGSGRRAVIIAPAFPAEGRVTVDAVQYVRGVPVHESDFARDPAHPVRCADLTELFPEAVAVGPDRVADLPARVGDGGPIVCSAASDADLDRLVAAVPHLDDVLWVGSPGLAAALARRCARRSGAGVTVPVPVPARRPLIVVGSANPATRRQLAALHDRADVRGVTIGDDPDATVRALRDLTAPVLTLRTPDERRTPTTARALARSLATVVRTLTGEGLVDALVVTGGETAATVLRSLGVTGVDLLDEPEPGVARGTPLGAPRVPVLIKAGGFGDDGLLLRLCDLVRQPLAPRQEHI is encoded by the coding sequence ATGGCATCCCGCAATGGCGCCGGGCCGGACATCGTCATCCTGGCGGATGACCTGACCAGCGCCGGGGACGGTGCCGCTCCGTTCCGCCGTACCGGCCACGAGGCGCGGATCCTGCTCTCCGCCACGCCGAGGGCGCCTCGGCACGTCCCGAGCGGGCGAACCGCTCCCGTCCCGGGCGTGCGGGCGATCGACCTCGGCAGCCGTCTGCTGGCCGAGGAAGCGGCCGCCACGTGCACGGAACGGGCCGCGCGCCTGTCCGCCGATGCCGCCCTGCTCCTCAAGACGGTGGACTCCACCCTGCGCGGCCATGTCGCCGCGGAGGTCCGGGCCGCGTGGGCGGGTTCGGGGCGGCGGGCCGTCATCATCGCCCCGGCCTTTCCCGCGGAGGGTCGGGTGACGGTGGACGCTGTCCAGTACGTGCGGGGGGTGCCGGTGCACGAGAGCGACTTCGCCCGCGACCCCGCGCACCCGGTGCGGTGTGCGGACCTGACGGAGTTGTTCCCGGAGGCCGTCGCGGTCGGCCCGGACCGGGTGGCCGACCTGCCCGCACGGGTCGGTGACGGGGGCCCGATCGTCTGTTCCGCCGCCTCGGACGCCGATCTCGACCGTCTGGTGGCGGCGGTGCCGCACCTCGACGACGTGCTGTGGGTCGGCTCCCCGGGACTTGCGGCGGCCCTGGCCCGCAGATGCGCCCGCCGGTCCGGTGCCGGGGTCACCGTTCCCGTACCCGTCCCGGCCCGCAGGCCGCTCATCGTCGTCGGCAGCGCCAACCCGGCGACCCGGCGGCAGTTGGCCGCGCTCCACGACCGGGCGGACGTCCGGGGAGTCACCATCGGCGACGACCCGGACGCGACGGTCCGGGCACTGCGCGACCTGACGGCCCCCGTCCTCACCCTGCGGACACCCGATGAGCGCCGTACGCCGACGACCGCGCGGGCGCTCGCCCGGTCCTTGGCCACGGTCGTACGGACCCTGACCGGGGAGGGCCTCGTCGACGCGCTCGTGGTCACCGGAGGGGAGACGGCCGCGACCGTGCTCCGGTCCCTCGGCGTGACCGGCGTCGACCTGCTCGACGAACCCGAGCCCGGAGTCGCCCGCGGCACCCCGCTCGGAGCCCCCCGCGTCCCCGTACTGATCAAGGCGGGCGGCTTCGGCGACGACGGTCTGCTCCTGCGCCTGTGCGACCTCGTCCGGCAGCCCCTCGCCCCCCGACAGGAGCACATATGA